The Dethiosulfovibrio faecalis genome contains the following window.
GGAGGTCTCCTGAAGTCCGTCGATGAGGTCGCCTATCTCCTTGGCAGACGCTCCGGACTCCTCAGCCAGCTTGCGGACCTCCTCAGCCACGACCGCGAATCCTCGTCCGGCGTCTCCGGCCCGGGCGGCCTCTATGGCGGCGTTGAGGGCCAACAGGTTCGTCTGATCCGCTATGCCGGTGATGGTGGTCACGAATCCGGCGATGGACTCGACCGCCTCGGCAAGCTCTCTTATGTTATCTATGCTGCGGGAGGACTGATCTCCGGCCTTCTCCATCCTGTCTATGGTGTTGAGCACCTTCTCCACGGCGTTCTCCGTCTCGGATATGCCCTTCTCCGAGGCCTCGGCGCCGCTGGAGGCGTCCTGTGCGGACTGCTGGGCCCCGGAGGCAACCTCCTCTACCGAGGCGTTGCTCTCCTGAAGTGCCGCCGAGTTGCCCTCGGCTATGGTGAGCATCCTCTCCAGGGAGGTATTTACCTCCTCCATGGAGGAGGTAACCTGCTGGATCATGGAGGACATGGCCTCGGAGCGCCGTGCCGTGGCCTCTGTCTGGTCCACCACGTTCTTGATCGTGCCCCTCATGCTCTCTGTCATACCGGCCATGGCGTAGGCCAGCTGGACCACCTCGTCTCGGCCCTTTATGAATATGTCCTCTCTGCGAAAGGTCAGGTCTCCATCCTCGATCCTCTTGGCCACACCGAGCATCCTCTTGAGAGGAGCGGTGATGCTCCTGGATAGCAGGATCGTCAAGACCACGGCCAAGACCAATATCACCAGAGAGGATACACCTACCGCCGCGGCGAGTCCCTTAAGGTTCGCCAACGCCTCCGAGACGGGAGCGGAAGCGGCCACCACCAGGCCGTTGGACAGCGTATCGAAGGCCACAAACCTGTCCGTTCCTCCGAAAAATGTGGTGGTTATACCTCTTTTCTTCTCCATCATGGTCCTGTACATGGGGGCTATCTCGCCCTGATCCAAGTCGGCCATGACCGGCCCGTCTATGGTCAAGGTGGGATGGGAGAGAAAGCGTCCGTCATCGTCTATCATGTAGACGTAACCGGTCTCCAGGACCTTCCTGCTCTTCAGGGCGTTATCTATGAAGGAGAAGTCCAGAGACATCCCTATGACCGCGACCTTCTTGCCGTTCATCTCGACCGCCATGTCGTAGTCGATCCTCTTCTCCCCGTTCTCGTCCACGTAGACCTCGGACCATACGGGGGTGTCGGATCCTACGGCGGAACGGAACCATTTCGTTTCTTCCTTAGAGGTATCCTTAAGGTCCTCTATCGTGAAGGTCTGATCCATAACGGGTTGGAGAACACCGTCTTTTTTGGTGAACCATACCTTCTGGACCGACGTAAGATCCGGAAACACCTCGGGGTTGAACACTATGTATATGTCCCTTACCTCCGCTATCTGCTCGGCCAGACGCCCCACGAAAGAGGTGTTCTGAGAGGCGAACTGATAGAAATAGATCTCCCCGCTCATAGAGGCCAGATCGACGTTGAAGGTCGAGAGGATGGCCGCCTTAAGGGCCAGCAGCTCGCCGTTGAACTCGTTGAATTTACCCTCTATGAACTCGCCGTTTTTTAAGACTACTTCCTGACAATAATCCTCCGAGGAGCTCACCAATGCCACCTTGCTTCTCCAATAAGACAGACCTGCCACAAGGGACGTCGTTCCCAACAGCAGGACCACCACGAACACGGTGATCTTGGTCCCTATAGTTTTGAAACCCATAATCCGATCTCCCTCCGTAAAACTCAGTTTGGATCCAGTGTAACACATAGGATTACTGCCTTGTATATTCCGTCTACCTAAAAACTCACGTCCGAGTTTTCTCGTAGAGGTCGGCGTTTTAGAGACGCCCTATTTGATTCCATCCCTTTTAGTCATGTATAATTCCATTGGGGTGGTACAGTATGGACGTCAAGATGAAAAAGAACATAGCGATGCTGGTACTGGCGGCATCGATAGTTGTCGTTGTCCTCTCTCTGCTGAAGCTTGAGCTTCAGGGAGAGTTTGTCGATGTCGACATATCGGACAGATTCACACGGTCCGCCTCCGCCTTCGAGAACGCAAGGTCGAGAGAACTGTACATCCCGGGATCGGATACAGTCAGGGAGTCCGTCATGGCCTGCCGGACTATAATAAGGTCCGCCGCCGAGGAATCCACCGTCCTGGCGTCCTATATAATCGGTCAGAACAAGAAAATCCCCCACTCCGTGGCGATGGAGGAGGCCGTCGCCTTTCTCAGATACAGCAGCCTCTACGGAGTACCGCTGGACATAGCTGTAGCTGTGGCCAACACGGAGAGCCATTTCAACCCCCAGGCCGAGAGCTCCCACGGTTCACTGGGTGTCATGCAGGTTACCTGGAGGGTACACAGAGACCTGCTATCGCCCTACGGATTCAAGTCAGACGACGACCTCCACGATCCATCCCTGGGGATAAAGGCGGGATGCATTCTGCTGTCCAGATACATAAAGGCAAACGACGACCTGAAGACAGCTCTGGGAAGATATTACGGCGGCTCCCTCGAGGTCTACTGGAGAAGGATATCCAGAAACCTCCGCAGGTACAGGAAATTCGAGGAAAACCGCCTAAAATAAGCCGTATCACTCCATCCAGAACAGATCGATAACCGAATCATTCGGCCTCTTCGACAACAGACTGACCAGGACGAAGGCCACGAGCCCCACCAGCAACGTCGGTATAATTACGTTCATCCCCATGAAGCTCTTCATCGTGGAGGCCATCGATATGTAGGTAATCACCCCTGTAACCATCGAGGCCAAAGCTCCCTTTCCGTTAGCCCTTTTCCAGTAGAGTCCCAAAACCAGAGGCCATAGAAAGGCGGCCTGCATTCCACCGAAGGCGAAGATATTTATCCACACTATCAGCTCCGGAGGCCTGAAAGCCGCCAGCAAGACCACCGTACCTATCATTGCCGTGGCGGCAAGGCTCATTATTCGGACCTTTTTTATGCCTCTCTCGGAGCGTACCGATTCTGGAGAGACGTAGTTCACGTATATATCCTTCACTATGGTGGCAGATGCCAATATCAGCTGGGAGTCTATTGTCGACATGACCCCCGCCAAGGGGCCGGCCAGGAATATTCCCGCCACCACCGGAGGCAACACCCTCAGGGACAGTATGGGCATTATGGTATCTCCCACGTCTATCCCCGGCACCACGGCCCTACCGAGAGCCCCGCAGAGGTGCATCCCCAACATGACAAAGGCTAAAACGAAGGTGCCTATCACCATGGCTCCGTGCATGGATCTCGAATCCCTGTAGCCCATGCATCTTACTGCGGTGTGGGGCAGACCGACCACTCCGAGACATACCAACACCCAGAAGGAAAGTATGAAGGGCTTGGATATGAATCCGTCCGGCCCGTGAGGGGTTATCAGGTCCGGGTCTATATTCCTCAAAGTGGCTATGACCTTCTCCATACCTCCTCCCATGGACACTATGCCGAAGAGCAGGGCCGTTGTCCCTACTATCATGACAACCCCCTGGAGAGCGTCGGTAAGAGCCACCGCCCTAAAACCCCCAACTGTTGTATACACTACCACGGTAACGGCGAATATTGCCAGTCCCGTGTTGTAGGATAGACCGGTCATGCCCTGAAAGAGCCTGGCCCCCCCTATAAACTGGGCGGTCATGGCTGCCACGAAGAAAGCCAGCAGACTGACCGATCCGGCTATGACCACAGCGGGACTCTCGTATCTGGCCCTGAGAAGGTCGTTGACCGTCACAGCCCCTATCCTCCTGGCCACTATGGCGAACTTCTTCCCCAGGACTCCCAGTGTCAGCCAGGCCGTAGGGACCTGGATCATGGCTAAGAGGACCCATCCGAGCCCCATTTTATAGGCAACTCCCGGACCTCCTATGAAACTGCTGGCGCTGGTGTAGGTAGCCACCAGCGTCATGGCCAGGACGAAGCCTCCCATGCCGCGACTTCCTATAAAGTACTCCTCCATGAAGTTATCCGAGCTCGACAGCCTCCTGTTGCAGTAGACCGCCATCGCGTATATTCCTATCAAATAGAGGGCTACGGGGATCACTACGGATACGTTAACCCCTTCCATCGTCTTCCTCCTTCGGAGCGAGGCTGACTTCCTTGAACAGGAGGTTCACCATGGCCCAGGCTATGAAGCAAAAGAGGAAGGGCCCCAACACGCAGCTGAAGAAAAACCACCCAGGAAGCCCCATGAAATAATGGTAGCCTTCCGGCCCGGAATCGGTACCGTGGTAGGCGAAACCGTACCACCATAAAAAATAAAGAGCGGTTAGAGCCAGTGAACAGATCGCCTCGAAATGAGCCGTCTTGAACCTTCTATCCTCATGTTTCCCGGGAAACATGTCTATTTACCTCCTATTATCCAGAAAGGATCGTCCGGATCCTTGATCCTGTAGATTTTTCCCTTTACACGGTCCCAGCAATACGGTCCGTTGGATCTAGGGGTTCCCCAGTTATCGAGAAACTGCATTTCCTCGGACAGGGCCCTGTTGGAGGAAATATAGCCTCTGACAGGCGAAGCCGTTGGTAGATGCCCCCAGGTCCTTAAAGGACTCCAGTCGCCTATGAGGCCTACGGAGGAAGCTACTTTCTCTATTACAGGAGCCATCTCCTCCGGTGGGTTGACTATGTAAAGATATCTTCCTCTGGGAGAGTCAGCCATCAACTCCAGAAGCAGCCCTGCCAGTCCCATTCCGTCCTCCATATGGGCCAGACAGGTCAGGGCGACGTAAAATCCGTCCAGCGCTATCAGCACACGGGGGATCTCCTGTGGCAGCACGAAACCAGATATATCCTCCCATCTGGACGGATCTCCCTCCGGGAAAATTCTGTCTATTATCGCCATGGCCGCGGAACATCGGCTCCTTTCGTCGCCGGTCCAAAGTAGCCTCCAAAGACCGATTTCGTCCATTTCGGGAGCCTCTGATACGAGTTTATCCCTGATAGCCTCGGCAGTCTCCATGGCGGAGTCTCTGAAAAGCATGGACTCCACCATATCGTCGAACCTATCTCCGTAATCCCCCTGATAAGCGAAGGATACAGATGATGAGGATAGGAAAAACAGCATAAAAAGGGAGAAAATAAAACGCATCACGACTTCATTCCTCCTTTTCGGGAAAACGCTTCATATACGTGGCCATCAGTCTGGCCAGAGCCTCTGCCACGTCCTCTCTGTCTATCTTATCGGACGTGTAGCTGAGGCATGCCTTCACCGATCTCTCCGAGGGTATTATCCTGGCAGGCTTCGACTCGGGAATATCCCTCTTGGCCTCTATCCTGGCAACCACGGCTCTCACCGACTTTACCCCCAAACGCCATCTTTTCTCCACCGAGGAGGCCACCGTACCTGCCTTCATCGATATCATCTTGGCCACCCCGGGACTCTCGCAGGCCACCACCAAGGTCCCTCTGTCCAGACTTACCGGTCTGCTCTTACGACCAAGGACGGACCCAACTATGGAGGACCACTCCTTGTCCACCTCCGATATGGACAGTGCCGTGGACAACCCCGGAGGAAGCCTGCCGGAGAGCAGGCCCCTCAGAAGCTCGGGACGGGATCTACGCCGCGCCATCTCTCCGTCTCCTGACCGACAGGGCCAGGGACAGAAGCTGCAGGTCCGTAGGGGTTACCCCGGATATGCGTCTGGCCTGTCCCAGGGTCTTAGGACGGATCCTCTCGAGTTTTTCCAGGCTCTCTGCCAACATGCCCTTCATCGATCTGTAGTCGAAATCGTCAGGAATGGTCAACGCCTCCATCCTCTCGAACTTCTTAACGGATCTCTCCTGTCTCGCTACGTAACCGGCGTATTTGATCTCGACCTCCACCCTCCGACGTATGTGTCCCTCCAGATCCTCTCCGGAGGGTATATGTCGAGACAGGAAGTCGTAATCGACGCCGGGGCGTTTCAGGAGCTCCGCTCCCGTGAGGGACCTGTCCATAGGGGCCTCTCCTATGGAGGCAAGATCGGAGTTTATCTCCTCCGACGGCTTTATCCTCGTGGATCCCAGTCTTTTTATCTCTCGATCCGTATTCCGCCACCGTTCGACCAGTATCTCCCATCTGCCGTCGTCCAGAAGACCTAGTTTTCTACCTATGCCGGAGAGTCTTCTGTCGGCGTTGTCGTGTCTCATGAGCAGCCTGTGTTCGCAGCGGCTGGTCAACATACGATAAGGCTCTCTGGTACCTTTGGTGACAAGATCGTCTATCAGGACCCCTATATAGGCCTCGTGGCGGCCCAATACTAAGTAGGGCTCCCCCCTGAGCCTGAGAACGGCGTTTATACCGGCCATAAGACCCTGGGCAGCGGCCTCCTCGTAGCCGGAGGTGCCGTTTATCTGTCCGGCGCAGAAGAGACCCTTTATAGCCTTTGTCTCCAGCCAGGGAGCGAGCTGGGTCGGGTCCATATAGTCGTACTCTATGGCGTAGCCGGCCCTCATTATCCTGGCCTCCCTGCATCCCGGAAGGGTTCTGGTCATCTCTATCTGGACGTCGTAGGGCAGGCTGGTGGAGAAGTTCTGAAGGTATATCTCCTTGGATCCCCGAGCTACCGGCTCGAAGAATACGGTGTGACTTTCCTTATCGGGAAACTGCATAACCTTGGACTCTATGGAGGGACAGTATCTCGGTCCGGTTCCCGTTATGGTTCCGGAGCTCACCGGCGACCTGTCCAGGTTCTCCGTTATTATCCTGTGGGTGTCCAGGTTGGTCTTTCCTACGCCGCAGGTTATGTGGCGATATACCTCCGGCTCGTCCCACAGGTCCATGGACTGAGGCTCCTCCTCGCCCTCCTGGATCTGGAGTTCGCTCCAGTCGATGGAGTCCGAGTGGACCCTGGGGGTGGTGCCGGTCTTGAGCCTTCCCATGCGGAATCCCAGCTTCAAGAGGTTCTCGCCCAGTCCGTGGGCCGGAATCTGTCCCAGAGGCCCTGACGAGAAGTTGACCGTGCCTATGTGGACCCTTCCGTCCAGATATGTCCCTGTGGTCAGTATCACCGATCTGGCGTGGTATGAGAGGCCGTACAGAGTCTCGACTCCCTTGACCTGATCCCCCTCGACTATCAGACCGACCACCGTGTCCTGATGCAGCTCCAGACGGGGACAGCTCTCTATCACCTCGCGGTAGTGCCAGTGGTAATCGTGGAGGTCGCACTGGGCCCTGAGGGCCCTTACGGCAGGTCCCTTGGAGGTGTTGAGCCATCTCATCATCAAGGCCGAGCGATCCGTCGCCCTGGCCTGTTCCCCTCCCAGAGCGGATATCTCCCTGACCAGATGTCCCTTTGCAGGGCCGCCTATGGAGGGATTGCACGGCATCAGGGCTATGTTGTCCAGATACAGGTTCAAAAGGAGCGTGTCGTGGCCCATTCTGGCGGCTACCAAGGCGGCCTCGCATCCGGCGTGGCCCGCTCCGACAACTATCACGTCGTATACTTTATTCGTCATGGTTTGACCGATCCGTCCTCCTCGAAAAGATAGGTCAGGGTGGTGGTGTGACCCGAGACGGATCGCCCGTCGCAGGCGAGGACTATCCTGGTTCCGTCGACGTTCCAGGTCTGGGTCTCCCCTCCTCCGTGGGATACTATCTCCCTATCGTAGCCGTATTTAGAACGAAGTTTGAGGGTCAGATCCGAGTAGTTCCCAAACATGGCGCCATCGGCGTCTCCGCTCGTCAGAACGTCTTTATTAAGGAAACAGAGACGGAAGGTCTTCATCTTTCCGCCCTCGAAATATACCCGGACCATGCAGGGCCTGCCGAAGAAGTCTCCTCTGTATAGGACCTCCCTGGCCCGGCCGAAGTCTAGAGACGACTGGTCCAGGATCATAGAACATCCCCTGTCGGACAGAGCGGACGATACCGTATCGAAGGCCGATCCCGCCGGAATTCCCCAGACCGATTCGACGGCGCAGAAAGCCGGTGTAGTTAAAGTCAGGGTGATTATCGTAGCTGTCAGAGCCTTTATATACCTCAATCTCAAATTTTCATTCCTCCCGTCTGGTTATACGCCCTTCCCTCACGGTCCATAGAGATCCGGGCCAGCTAATAAGGTCGTCCTCGGCCGTGGCTGCGAATATCTGCCACCCAGAGGAGACCAGGGTCTCTACCGTTATGTCCCTGCCGGATCGATCCAGCTCCGAGGCCACCTCGTCCAGCAGCAATATGGGAGACCGCCGCAGCTTTCTCTCCACGGCCCATCCCGCCGCCATCACCATAGCCAGAGAGGTCCGTCTTCTCTGACCTCTGCTGAATCTGGAAGACGCCTCCATACCGGAGGCCTCTATCGTCAGATCGTCCCTATGAGGCCCCACCAGAGGCCGTCCCGAGCCGATCTCGGACCGTCTTCTGGACCGGACTCCCTCTACATATCCGCCGGAAGGGTTTCTGGAAAGATCCACGCCCCCTCTCGAAAGGGCCAGATCTATCGGTCCCGGAAGAAGGTCGGAGAAGCTGTCCAGTCCCATGGTCACGGCCAGGGAGGCCTTTTCCCTGCAGGTCCATATCCACTCCGCCATAGGAGCCATTACCGAGTCGATAAGCTCGGTGTTTTTGCCCTCGGACAGAAGAGCCCTCTTGTGTCTGACCGCCCGTCTGTACTCTGTAAGTTTCAGGGCGTAGACCGGGTATAGAAGTGCGCAGAGGACGTCCAGAAACCTCCTCCTGACCGACGGACCTCCTTCTATGAGTGCCAGGTCCCCCGGCAGAAAGGCCAGAGCCGGAACCCTGAACCTTATGGAGGCGCAGTTACTCCTTTTTCCGTCACATTTCATGGCGCATCGGGACGTGACCGAGGACTGCACCAGGACGTCCTCTTCGCCTCCGAAGGTCCCCTCCAGGAATCCCCTGGACTCGTCGGAATCCCAGTTCAGAAGAGGCGATTTCCTTAGAGACTTGAACGGTCCCCATCCCGTGAGAATGTGAAGGCTTTCGAGAATATTGGTCTTGCCCGCTCCGTTTGGACCTATCAGGAGGTTGAGCTTTTTATCCCACTTTATCCTTCCGGTCTCGAGGTTTCTGAAGTTTCTGGTTCCGCTCTCGGAGAAGAACACGATGTCCTATAGGTCGTCTCCGCCGTCGTCCAGACCGTCCAGGTCGGCGCTCTTGAGCTTTATGGGCATAAGCATGTAGAGAAAATCGCTTTCGTTGGGCCTGAGCATCATCATCTGCCCCTCTTGGCCGTTGAAGGAGAGGGATACCTTGTCTCCGTGGAAGGCCTTCAGTCCGTCTATGAGAAAGCCGACGTTGAAGGCTACCTTGAGGGACTCGCCCTTTATCATTCCGTCCACTATCTCGGTGGCCTCGCCTATCTCAGGGGCCCTTCCCGAGAGTTTCAGGTCCCCTCCGGGCGACAGTATCAGGACGACCATCCGACTGTGGTCCCTGACCACCACGTCGACCCTCTCCAGAGCAGATATGAACTGGGATCTATCGACGTCCAACGTGGTGGTGGTGTTGGGGCTCAGTATCCTCTCGTAGTTGGGAAAGGACGAATCCACCCTTCTCACCGAGAACTCCAGAGAGTCCAGTCGGAAATAGCCCAGAGCGCCGTCTACCGATACGTTCACCTGAAGCTCCTCCCCAAGACCGGAGAGTATCCTCAGAAATTCCCTCACCGACGCCAGAGGCAGCAACATATCCTGTTCCGGGCTTTCCTTGTCGACGTAGGCCTTGGACAGAGAGAGCCTTCTGCCGTCGGTGGACACGCAGTGGCATTCTCCGGATTTGACCTGAAGGAGCTCCGCTCCAAGGTATTTGGGGAATTCCTCCCCCATGCTTCCGGCTATGCCTCCCTCGTCCAGGATCCTGTGCAGCTCGCTCTTTCCCAGTACGCAGAAGGAAGAGGCTCCCTCCGGAGAGGGGAGAGGAGGAAAGTCGTCGGCGGGATAGGTGGTGAAACGGTATCTGTTTCTACCGGAGAGTAGGGTTCCGGTTCCTCCCTCCGCCACCTCGACCGTAAATATGGAAGTGGGAGCCTTCTTGAAGAGCTCTCCGACGACCTTTACGGGAAGGACGGCCTTTCCCGGTTCGTCTACCGTGATCCCTTCCGACTTGACCTTGACGGATGTCTTAAGATCCGTTGCCTGTAGAGTTACGTTTCCATTTTCAGCAGTACAGAGTATTCCGGACAACACGCTAAGGGTGCTCTTCTGTGCCGCGACCCTTTCCGCTACGTTCCAGCTCTTCATAAAGGCGGTTTTGTCTATGGTGAGTCTCATCGTGGATAGTCCTCCCTCTGTGTTCTTCTATGGTCTTTATTATTTAGTTATAAGCAGTCGTCGTAGTATAGGCTGTGTATAAGTGGATATCCCTCTCGATCCCTTGTCGCCGTGAGTTGTCCACTGTGGATAAGTCTGTGTCGGATCGGAGGATCGTTATTCACATTATCCACAGGATTTTTGTGAATAAGCGGAAAGGTCGAGTTATCCACATGGAGTCCCACTGTGATTTCACAGCTTAGACTCGATGTTATCCACAATTCCCTTCACTCTGGCGTTGTCCTGTAAAAGTTGCTCTATCTTCTTCTGGGCGTGGAGAACCGTAGTATGGTCCTTCTTGTTGAAGGCCGATCCTATCTGTTGAAGGCTGCTCTCCGTGTGTTTTCTGCATATGAACATGGCTATCTGTCTCGCCAGGGCTATCTCCGAGGTCCTCTTGCTGCTGGTGAGATCCTCCACCGTGAAGGAGCATTCCTCCGCGACGATCTGCTGTATAAGGTCTATGCTGACCGGTCCCTTGGAGGTATGTCTCACTATGTCCTTGAGCCATTCCGAGGTGTTTTCCACCGTGACCGGCTCGCTGTTGAGCTCCGCACAGGCTATAACCCTGTTGAGGGCCCCCTCAAGCTCCCTTATGTTGCTCGGTACGTTCTGGGCCAGGTAGTTTATTACGTCCTCCGGCATGGGGTAATTTCTGAACTCTGCCTTCTTAGTGAGTATGGCTATCCTGGTCTCGTAGTCCGGCGACTGTATGTCCGTCACCAGACCCCATTCGAAACGGCTGACCAACCTGTCCTCTATGGACTTTATGTCCTTGGGAGGTCTGTCCGAGCTCAGTACTATCTGTTTCTTACCGTCGTGGAGGCTGTTGAATGTGTGGAAAAACTCCTCCTGGGTGCTTTCCTTCCCTGCGAGAAACTGTATGTCGTCTATCAGCAGGAGGTCCATGGTCCTGTATCTGGCCCTGAACTCGGCGGTTCTGTTGTTTTTTATGCTGGTTATGAGCTCGTTGGTGAACTTCTCCGAGCTGACGTAGCCTACCTTGAGATTCCTGTCGTTTTGAAGGGCATGGTGCCCTATAGCGTGCATAAGATGGGTCTTCCCTAGTCCTACCCCTCCCCATATAAACAGGGGGTTGTAGGCGGCTCCAGGGCTCTCGGCGACTGCCAGACTAGCGGCGTGGGCCAGCCTGTTGGATTTGCCGACGACGAAGGAGGAAAACAGGTAGTTGGGGTTGAGTCCGTTGACCTTTCCATGCGATTCGGGTTTTATTGTCTTCTCGGCCCTCTCCTGTTCCTTTCTGTTTTCTCCTGTTCCTACGTTCAGTTTAAGTCCGTCTCCGTAACCGAGATCCCTCATTGTATCCTCCAGTATTTTCTGGAAGCGGTTCTGGATCTGCACCTTTATAAAATCGTTGGCTACGTCCAGCAAAAGAACCTCGTCCTCTATGGAGAGGGGGACGCAGGTCTTCAGCCACACGTCTACCGTTCCGTCCGGAAGTTTAGGCGTAGATGCCGCGACGATGTCTTGCCATAGTTTTTCCACGTCTTTCACAAAATTCACCTCTGAAGGGTAATATTTTCGTCCACAAAAGTTATCCACATATCCACAGTTATCCTACAACAGCCTGTGAAAAAAGAGAAGTGGCTGTTTCAGTGGCGTTACGGATTGTGGATAGTTATCCACTCAATTTGACCAAGCTTCCAGATCCACATCCCATGAGGCTTTGTGGTTTATCCACAGGTTGTCCACTTTGGTGGATAAACTGTTTTCTCAAATCCGGAGCACAAGCACCCTATGATACAACAGGACCGGGGTTTCATGTGCATAGTGGACGGTTGATGTAATCCCTTTACAGGAGCTCTTTTTTGTGAATAATATATAGTAATACTTATTATGAGAAGAGGTATCATTATGTCCGTATATGTGAACAACGCCGCCACAAGTTGGCCCAAGCCGGAGTGCGTTCCCAGAGCGGTTTTCGATTTCATGACAGGCAGAGGAGCCAACCTGGCCAGAGGGGCTGCGGCTAAGAGGGATGTGGATACTCTGGACATGGTCATGGAGTGCAGAGAGGCTCTGGCGGACC
Protein-coding sequences here:
- a CDS encoding methyl-accepting chemotaxis protein is translated as MGFKTIGTKITVFVVVLLLGTTSLVAGLSYWRSKVALVSSSEDYCQEVVLKNGEFIEGKFNEFNGELLALKAAILSTFNVDLASMSGEIYFYQFASQNTSFVGRLAEQIAEVRDIYIVFNPEVFPDLTSVQKVWFTKKDGVLQPVMDQTFTIEDLKDTSKEETKWFRSAVGSDTPVWSEVYVDENGEKRIDYDMAVEMNGKKVAVIGMSLDFSFIDNALKSRKVLETGYVYMIDDDGRFLSHPTLTIDGPVMADLDQGEIAPMYRTMMEKKRGITTTFFGGTDRFVAFDTLSNGLVVAASAPVSEALANLKGLAAAVGVSSLVILVLAVVLTILLSRSITAPLKRMLGVAKRIEDGDLTFRREDIFIKGRDEVVQLAYAMAGMTESMRGTIKNVVDQTEATARRSEAMSSMIQQVTSSMEEVNTSLERMLTIAEGNSAALQESNASVEEVASGAQQSAQDASSGAEASEKGISETENAVEKVLNTIDRMEKAGDQSSRSIDNIRELAEAVESIAGFVTTITGIADQTNLLALNAAIEAARAGDAGRGFAVVAEEVRKLAEESGASAKEIGDLIDGLQETSKRSISATENTGSILSEAVKEAKEAEEQLQKATAQMENVNEAIQNLAAVAEEQAASSEEMTSAIQSVTDSTMESVESMNSIQDATERTTKAAEKVAKEAESLAESMEDLQSMVGKFTVERDGGLRPVES
- the recF gene encoding DNA replication/repair protein RecF (All proteins in this family for which functions are known are DNA-binding proteins that assist the filamentation of RecA onto DNA for the initiation of recombination or recombinational repair.), with product MFFSESGTRNFRNLETGRIKWDKKLNLLIGPNGAGKTNILESLHILTGWGPFKSLRKSPLLNWDSDESRGFLEGTFGGEEDVLVQSSVTSRCAMKCDGKRSNCASIRFRVPALAFLPGDLALIEGGPSVRRRFLDVLCALLYPVYALKLTEYRRAVRHKRALLSEGKNTELIDSVMAPMAEWIWTCREKASLAVTMGLDSFSDLLPGPIDLALSRGGVDLSRNPSGGYVEGVRSRRRSEIGSGRPLVGPHRDDLTIEASGMEASSRFSRGQRRRTSLAMVMAAGWAVERKLRRSPILLLDEVASELDRSGRDITVETLVSSGWQIFAATAEDDLISWPGSLWTVREGRITRREE
- a CDS encoding transglycosylase SLT domain-containing protein, with translation MDVKMKKNIAMLVLAASIVVVVLSLLKLELQGEFVDVDISDRFTRSASAFENARSRELYIPGSDTVRESVMACRTIIRSAAEESTVLASYIIGQNKKIPHSVAMEEAVAFLRYSSLYGVPLDIAVAVANTESHFNPQAESSHGSLGVMQVTWRVHRDLLSPYGFKSDDDLHDPSLGIKAGCILLSRYIKANDDLKTALGRYYGGSLEVYWRRISRNLRRYRKFEENRLK
- a CDS encoding DUF721 domain-containing protein, with translation MARRRSRPELLRGLLSGRLPPGLSTALSISEVDKEWSSIVGSVLGRKSRPVSLDRGTLVVACESPGVAKMISMKAGTVASSVEKRWRLGVKSVRAVVARIEAKRDIPESKPARIIPSERSVKACLSYTSDKIDREDVAEALARLMATYMKRFPEKEE
- the mnmG gene encoding tRNA uridine-5-carboxymethylaminomethyl(34) synthesis enzyme MnmG: MTNKVYDVIVVGAGHAGCEAALVAARMGHDTLLLNLYLDNIALMPCNPSIGGPAKGHLVREISALGGEQARATDRSALMMRWLNTSKGPAVRALRAQCDLHDYHWHYREVIESCPRLELHQDTVVGLIVEGDQVKGVETLYGLSYHARSVILTTGTYLDGRVHIGTVNFSSGPLGQIPAHGLGENLLKLGFRMGRLKTGTTPRVHSDSIDWSELQIQEGEEEPQSMDLWDEPEVYRHITCGVGKTNLDTHRIITENLDRSPVSSGTITGTGPRYCPSIESKVMQFPDKESHTVFFEPVARGSKEIYLQNFSTSLPYDVQIEMTRTLPGCREARIMRAGYAIEYDYMDPTQLAPWLETKAIKGLFCAGQINGTSGYEEAAAQGLMAGINAVLRLRGEPYLVLGRHEAYIGVLIDDLVTKGTREPYRMLTSRCEHRLLMRHDNADRRLSGIGRKLGLLDDGRWEILVERWRNTDREIKRLGSTRIKPSEEINSDLASIGEAPMDRSLTGAELLKRPGVDYDFLSRHIPSGEDLEGHIRRRVEVEIKYAGYVARQERSVKKFERMEALTIPDDFDYRSMKGMLAESLEKLERIRPKTLGQARRISGVTPTDLQLLSLALSVRRRRDGAA
- the panF gene encoding sodium/pantothenate symporter, with the protein product MEGVNVSVVIPVALYLIGIYAMAVYCNRRLSSSDNFMEEYFIGSRGMGGFVLAMTLVATYTSASSFIGGPGVAYKMGLGWVLLAMIQVPTAWLTLGVLGKKFAIVARRIGAVTVNDLLRARYESPAVVIAGSVSLLAFFVAAMTAQFIGGARLFQGMTGLSYNTGLAIFAVTVVVYTTVGGFRAVALTDALQGVVMIVGTTALLFGIVSMGGGMEKVIATLRNIDPDLITPHGPDGFISKPFILSFWVLVCLGVVGLPHTAVRCMGYRDSRSMHGAMVIGTFVLAFVMLGMHLCGALGRAVVPGIDVGDTIMPILSLRVLPPVVAGIFLAGPLAGVMSTIDSQLILASATIVKDIYVNYVSPESVRSERGIKKVRIMSLAATAMIGTVVLLAAFRPPELIVWINIFAFGGMQAAFLWPLVLGLYWKRANGKGALASMVTGVITYISMASTMKSFMGMNVIIPTLLVGLVAFVLVSLLSKRPNDSVIDLFWME
- a CDS encoding YhdT family protein encodes the protein MFPGKHEDRRFKTAHFEAICSLALTALYFLWWYGFAYHGTDSGPEGYHYFMGLPGWFFFSCVLGPFLFCFIAWAMVNLLFKEVSLAPKEEDDGRG